TGGAGGTACCCGATACCGACGTCCAGGTCGACAATTTTTTCTCCGTCAAGGGTGGCGAGAAATTTCACCGTTCCATGGGTGACCGGATGGGAAGGCCCCATGTTGATGACCATGTTTTCGGTATACAGATCTTTGGTTGTCTGAGTCATAGGGAAACGGTTTCGCTTAAAAATTAATTAGTTGACAGGCCCGATCAGGGGCTGCCGCTTCTTTACCGGATAATCCTTTCGCAGGGGATGCCCTTCAAACTCCTCGTACAGCAGAATCCGCTTCAGATTGGGATGTCCCGTGAAGCGGATGCCGTACATGTCGTAGGCTTCTCTTTCAAACCAGTCGGCGCTGTTCCAGAGAGAGGTGGCGGAGTCAATGGCGCCGTCCGCTTCGGATACACGGGCCTTGATCCGGATCCGGGTGTTGTATCTGAGGGAATAGAGGTGATAAACGACCTCAAATCTCGGTTCCCGGCCCATATAGTCCACCGCCGTGATATCCATCATGAAATTATACAGAAGCTCCGGATCGTCCCGCAAAAAGGAGAAAATCTTGAGTATCTCTTCCTTTTTTATAATTGCCGTATCATCATTACGAAAGGAGTGGGTTTCGACAACGGCATCCGGAAATTTTTCCGTCAGTTTCTTCAGCGTCACACTGGTTTTCATAAACTGTTAACCCGTTTTGATATTAAGGAATCTTTACGCGCCAGTGACCGGTGCGGCGCCTCTTGGCCAGTCGGTCCATCTTTCCTTGGCGATTTTCTGCTGTAACTTGATCAGCCCGTCGATGACCATTTCCGGCCGCGGCGGGCAACCGGGGATATAAACGTCCACCGGAATGAGGGTATCGATGCCCTGGACGGTGGCGTAATTATCGTAAAACCCGCCGGAAACCGCGCAGGCGCCAAAGGCGATGACCCATTTGGGCTCGGTCATCTGATCATAAACCTTGACCAGAATCGGGGCCTGTTTGTGGCTGATGGTGCCCACCACCAGCAGCAGGTCGGCCTGCCTCGGCGTAAACCGGGGCAGGGCGGCGCCGAACCGGTCCAGGTCGTACTGGGGACCGCCCAGGGACATGTACTCCATGGCGCAACAGGCCGTCGCAAAGGGGTAAACAAACAGGGAGTATTTCCTGGCCCAGCCGATGACGGCATCCAGCTTGGTCATGATCACCGAATCCTTCAGGAGTCCGGCCAGTCCTTCATCCGCGTTTCCGATTATTCCCATTCCAAGGCACCTCTTTTCCAGACATAAATCAGGCCCACGGCCAGAATTCCCAGGAACATCATCATCTCAATAAAGCCGAACAGGCCCAGTTCTTTGAAGACCACCGCCCAGGGATACAGAAAAACCGCTTCAATATCAAAAATGACGAAAAACAGGGCCACCAGGTAAAACTTGACGGAGAATCGCTGCTTGGGGGACACCAGGGGGGCTTCACCGCATTCGAAAGGCTGCATCTTTTCCGGGAACTTCTTTTTCGGGCCGATGAAGGTGGCCACGCATAAAATGCCCACCGACGTGGCCGCGGCCAGCAGTAGCATCAGTAAGACAGGTATGTATTCGCTCATGAGTCGTCTCTTTCCGTTTCCTTAATTACACCTATTTTGCATTGTCCTGTTCATGCTCAGCGGGCATCCGTCCCGCCAAAATAAAAAAAGACAATTTTTTATCGTTTTGTTTCCCCTCTTGTCAATGAAATTCTTATTTTTCCAGCGCCACCATGCCCATCTGATAACACCGCAGGCAGCGGGAGGCTTCTTCAATCGCCTGCCGCAGATCATACCCGGTTTCCACTTCGGCGAAGCTGGTCACTCTCCGATCCAGAGGGATGACCGGCATGGACACCCGTTTAAGGGTTTCTTTGAAGGCGGGTTTTTCGTTTTTGCCGTCAACGCCCAGGGTCTTGAAGACCCGGTCCAGTTTTTCATCGGTGGATACGGTGACCGCGCCGTCGGTAAGGAACTGGTGGATACTTTCCGCGGCCCGGCGGGCGTTGCCGCAGGCGTCGACAATGGTCAGCGGACCGTTGAACACGTCCCCGGCGGTGAAGATATAAGGAACATGGGTCTGAAAGGTCTGCGGGTCCGCGGTAATGGTACCCCAGCGGGTGGACTGGACGTCGTTCACGCCGCTTAAAACGGACAGGTCGCAGTCCTGGCCGATGGCCTGGATGATGATGTCCGCCGGGATGACAAACTCCGATCCTTCCACCGGCACCGGGCGTCTCCGGCCGCTGGCATCGGGTTCACCCAGTTCCATTTTCAGGCATTCCAGGCCGGTCACCTTTCCGTTCTGGGAAACGATCTTTTTGGGAGCGGTGAGAAAAATGTATTTGACGCCCTCGATTTCCGAGTCGTGTACTTCATGGGGATCGGCCGGCAGTTCTTTCTTGGTCCGGCGATAGACGATGGTCACCTCCTTGGCGCCGTTTCTGATGGGGGATCGGCAGCAGTCCATGGCCACGTTGCCGCCGCCGACAACCAGCACTCTTTTGCCTTTCATATCCAGACACCGGGTGGTGACGCAGTCTTTCAGATAATCAATTCCCTTCAAAAAGCCGTCGAGGTTGTTATCCTCTCCTTCCACTCCGATCTTTTTGGAAAGATGGGCGCCGGTGGCGACCAGAAAAGCCTTGTACCCTTCCTTTTGGAGTTGGGGAATGGTGAGGTCTTTGCCGATGGGGGTGTTGTAGCGGATTTCCACGCCCATCTTTTCGACAAAGGCGGTTTCTCTCTGGAGAACCTCCTTGGGAACCCGGTATTCGGGGATGCCCACGCCGACCATGCCGCCCGGAACCGGCAGGGCTTCAAAAACCGTCACCGGGTATCCTTTGATGGCCAGATAATAAGCGGCCGAGAGGCCGGCGGGGCCGGCGCCGATGACCGCCACCTTGTCCGTTTTGGCGTGCCGGTTGGGATTCTCCGGCTGGGCCAGGGGACGCAGATCCTCATAGTCCCAGGCGAACCGTTTGAGCTTGCAGATGGAGATCGCCTCGTCGATATGGGACCGGCGGCAGTTCTTTTCACAGGGATGAAAGCAGGCCCGGCCCAGCGAGGCGGCCATGGGGCTGGCCTCGCGGGTGACCTGCAGGGCATCCAGGACGCGGTTTTCGCTGATATGCTCGACATAGGCGGGGATGTTCATTCCGGCCGGACAGGCGGAGTAGCAGGGGGCCGTCCATTTGGCCGCATAGCGGGCGCTTGTCTGCGCCGGCTTCTTTCCGGCCGCGGCTTTTTCGAAGTCGTTCCGGAAGTGTTCGATGGCATGCAGGATCGGAACCGGACCGGTTTTGCCGATGAAGCATTTGGATGTTTCCGATATGTATTGCCCCAGATTCCGTAACCTGGTCAGGTCCTCCGCCTGTCCTTTCCCCTCGGCGAATTTTTTCAGGGTGTTTTCCATGATCGCGGTGCCGATCCGGCAGGGGAAACATTTTCCGCAGGAGGTCTTATGCACTTCCTGCATGTAGCGCAGGGACATATCGACGATGTCGACGGAGTCCTTCAGCAGGATGATACCGGCCCAGCCCATGAAACCGGCGATGGTGTTTTCCTTGTCAAAGTCCGCCGGCAGCGTGACGGAAGGCACGTCCTTCCACTTATCGGGTTCAAGTCCCCGGCTGTCGACGATTTCATTATTCCATGAAGAAAATAACAGTTTCATACAATTTACCCGGCAACTGATGGATTTCTAAAAGGTTTGCTAAAAAACAGACTGTCGGTAATGTCTCTCCTGTGGTATGTCCCAATTTTAACCAAAGGACTTCTTTATTCCATGCGGGTATGAATTGCAATATTTTTTTATCCGGACTGCTTTTTTGGGTTTTTACCACGGGTCGACAAAGGATCGGCAGGGCTCACCGCCGGACGCCGCCGGCGCTGACCGGATGCCGCGCATGATCCAGGCCCGGGTGTCGGCGGGATCGATGACGGCGTCGATTTCCAGGTAAGCGGCCATGTTCAGGGCCTTGCCCCGTTTGTACAATTCCCCGACCAGGTGATCGTACAACTTTTCCCGCTCAACCGGGTCTGATACGGCGGCCAGTTCCTTTTTAAAACCGGCCTTGATGGCGCCTTCGATACCCATGGCGCCAAATTCCCCGGTGGGCCAGGCGGTCGTGAAGAAGGATTCATGGAAACCGCCCCTGGCCATGGCCATGGCGCCCAGGCCGTATCCCCGGCGCAGCACCACCGTGAAGTAGGGCACGGTCAGGTGAGAGCCGACCACGAACATGCGGCAGACATGGCGCACCTGGGCGCGTTTTTCCATTTCCGGTCCGACCATGAAGCCGGGCGTGTCGCACAGGGACAGGAGCGGCAGGCCGTGGGCCTGGCAGAGCTGCATCAGACGGGCGGCCTTGTCGGCCCCTTCGGCTTCAATGGCGCCGGCCATGTGCATGCAGTTATTGGCCATCAGGCCGAAGGGCCGGCCTTCGATCAGGACCAGGCCGGTGACGATGCCGGGGCCGAACTTCGGCCGCAGTTCCAGGAATGAATCCGTATCAGCCAGGGCCCGGATGACCGTGCGTACATCGTAGGGGTGTTTCTTGTTGTCCGGGATCAGGTCGCGCAGAACCCGTTGATCCCCGGCCGTCCATTGCTGGACTGTTCCCTGGAAATAAGAAAGGTATTTACGGGCGATGGCGACCGCTTCGGCATCATCGGCCGCTTCCACGTCCACTACTCCATTGGTTGTTTGGACATCGATGGGGCCGATTTCCTCGGGCGTAAACACGCCCAGCCCGCCGCCTTCGATCATGACCGGGCCGCCCATGCCGATATTGGCGTTTTTCGTGGCGATGATCACGTCGCAACAGCCCAGCAGGGCGGCATTGCCGGCGAAGCAGGGGCCGGAGACAATGCCTACCAGCGGTACCCGGCCGCTTAGCCCCGCGAAGGCGGCAAAGGTAGACAGATCCAGGCCGGCAGTCATGATGCCGATGGCGTCCACATCACCGGGCCGTCCGCCGCCGCCTTCGGCGAACAGGACCAGGGGCAGGCGCTGCTCGTAAGCGAGTTTGAGCAGGCGGTCCATTTTCTTGTGGTTGAAATATCCTTGCGTGCCGGCCAGGACCGTGTAGTCATAGGACATGACCATACAGCGCGATCGTTCCTGTCCGAACAGGTTGCCGTTGACGGTTCCCACGCCCGCGATCAGGCCGTCGGCCGGCGTTTTGCTGATCAGGTCTTCTTCGGATCGCCGGCCCCGCTGGGCGGCAACGGCCAGGGCGCCGTATTCGATAAAACTGCCGGGGTCGCACAGGTCATTGACGTTGGACCGGGCGGTGCGCTGATTCTTTTGTTGCCGCTTATTCACGGCCCCGGGCCGGTTTTCATCCAGGCCAAAGGCGTGCCGCCTGATCATTTCAGCCAGTTCCGGCCGCAGGGGCCGTGATGCGGCTCCCTCGGGAACCGAAGAAACATTCGCCGTTGCCGGGGACTTTGATTCGTCATTATTATTGTTCATCTGTGCTTTTTCCCCTTGATTTGATTTGTTTACCCATCACCTTATTTGTTAATATATAATATATTGTAATTATTTGAATTTACGATATCAATTTCAGTCATCATCCCCCGATAAAATGGCCGGGAGATCCCGAGCCCTTCGGGGGGCATCCCCCGGCTTGACCGGGAGATCCAGAATCCCAAGGCACTGGATATGAATCACTTGTATATATAAATCATTGTCCAATGAGTCAAACTGAATCGCAGGACGATAAAATCCTTTTGTTCGCTCCGCGATCATTTCGGGCGGGATCAACGGCCCGGGCTAAATTTCTCAAACTCGGGCTTCGCCCTCAGGCAGTGAGAAATTTTTAACGCCCGGTCCTTTGACCCCTTGTCGCCCGTATGACTGGATTATACGGTTAAACCGGAGAATGACCTCGTCGGGCCGTCAGGCAATTGTTGCTTTTTGTTCCGCCATCATTTATTCTCTGTCTCGCAAAAAGAATACAATCAACAGATTATCACGCAATGGCGCCGGACTCTGGCGGCGCGGCATGAGGTATATAAGGACGCATTATGCGGATTGGAACGGGATATGACGCCCACCGGCTGGTCGCCGGCCGGGAACTGGTGCTGGGCGGGGTGATCATCCCTTATGAAAAGGGGCTGGACGGCCATTCGGACGCCGACGTGCTGGCGCACGCCGTGTGCGACGCCCTGCTGGGAGCAGCCGGCCTGGGGGATATCGGCCGACATTTCCCGGACACCGACCCGGCCTACAAGGGCATTGCCAGCATTCGGCTTCTGGAGATAACGGCCGCAAAGCTCCGCGACCGGGGCTTTGTGATCATCAATATCGACGCCACCGTTCTGGCCCAGGCCCCGAAGCTGGCG
This sequence is a window from Thermodesulfobacteriota bacterium. Protein-coding genes within it:
- a CDS encoding NADH-quinone oxidoreductase subunit C gives rise to the protein MKTSVTLKKLTEKFPDAVVETHSFRNDDTAIIKKEEILKIFSFLRDDPELLYNFMMDITAVDYMGREPRFEVVYHLYSLRYNTRIRIKARVSEADGAIDSATSLWNSADWFEREAYDMYGIRFTGHPNLKRILLYEEFEGHPLRKDYPVKKRQPLIGPVN
- the nuoB gene encoding NADH-quinone oxidoreductase subunit NuoB, translated to MGIIGNADEGLAGLLKDSVIMTKLDAVIGWARKYSLFVYPFATACCAMEYMSLGGPQYDLDRFGAALPRFTPRQADLLLVVGTISHKQAPILVKVYDQMTEPKWVIAFGACAVSGGFYDNYATVQGIDTLIPVDVYIPGCPPRPEMVIDGLIKLQQKIAKERWTDWPRGAAPVTGA
- a CDS encoding NADH-quinone oxidoreductase subunit A, with amino-acid sequence MSEYIPVLLMLLLAAATSVGILCVATFIGPKKKFPEKMQPFECGEAPLVSPKQRFSVKFYLVALFFVIFDIEAVFLYPWAVVFKELGLFGFIEMMMFLGILAVGLIYVWKRGALEWE
- a CDS encoding FAD-dependent oxidoreductase; the encoded protein is MKLLFSSWNNEIVDSRGLEPDKWKDVPSVTLPADFDKENTIAGFMGWAGIILLKDSVDIVDMSLRYMQEVHKTSCGKCFPCRIGTAIMENTLKKFAEGKGQAEDLTRLRNLGQYISETSKCFIGKTGPVPILHAIEHFRNDFEKAAAGKKPAQTSARYAAKWTAPCYSACPAGMNIPAYVEHISENRVLDALQVTREASPMAASLGRACFHPCEKNCRRSHIDEAISICKLKRFAWDYEDLRPLAQPENPNRHAKTDKVAVIGAGPAGLSAAYYLAIKGYPVTVFEALPVPGGMVGVGIPEYRVPKEVLQRETAFVEKMGVEIRYNTPIGKDLTIPQLQKEGYKAFLVATGAHLSKKIGVEGEDNNLDGFLKGIDYLKDCVTTRCLDMKGKRVLVVGGGNVAMDCCRSPIRNGAKEVTIVYRRTKKELPADPHEVHDSEIEGVKYIFLTAPKKIVSQNGKVTGLECLKMELGEPDASGRRRPVPVEGSEFVIPADIIIQAIGQDCDLSVLSGVNDVQSTRWGTITADPQTFQTHVPYIFTAGDVFNGPLTIVDACGNARRAAESIHQFLTDGAVTVSTDEKLDRVFKTLGVDGKNEKPAFKETLKRVSMPVIPLDRRVTSFAEVETGYDLRQAIEEASRCLRCYQMGMVALEK
- the ispF gene encoding 2-C-methyl-D-erythritol 2,4-cyclodiphosphate synthase; this encodes MRIGTGYDAHRLVAGRELVLGGVIIPYEKGLDGHSDADVLAHAVCDALLGAAGLGDIGRHFPDTDPAYKGIASIRLLEITAAKLRDRGFVIINIDATVLAQAPKLAPFMETMTVNIADALDIGLHRVNIKATTTEGMGFVGAGEGIAAMSAALIRSTDD